In Glycine max cultivar Williams 82 chromosome 7, Glycine_max_v4.0, whole genome shotgun sequence, a single window of DNA contains:
- the LOC100807615 gene encoding pyruvate kinase, cytosolic isozyme, producing the protein MATRVVAEQKPKTKIVCTLGPASRSVPMIEKLLRAGMNVARFNFSHGSHEYHQETLDNLRAAMENTGILCAVMLDTKGPEIRTGFLKDSKPIQLKQGNEITISTDYDLKGDEKTICMSYKKLPEDVRPGMVILCADGTISFTVLSCDKQAGLVQCRCENSATLGERKNVNLPGVIVDLPTLTDKDKEDILAWGVPNKIDMIALSFVRKGSDLVEVRKVLGKHAKNIMLMSKVENQEGVANFDEILANSDAFMVARGDLGMEIPIEKIFLAQKVMIYKCNIQGKPVVTATQMLESMIKSPRPTRAEATDVANAVLDGTDCVMLSGETAAGAYPDLAVRTMAKICIEAESTLDYGDVFKRIMEHSPVPMSPLESLASSAVRTANSARAALILVLTRGGSTAKLVAKYRPGMPILSVVVPELKTDTFDWACSDEAPARHSLIFRGLVPVLSAASARASHAETTEEAIEFAMQHAKSKGLCHNGDSVVALHRVGTASVIKILTVK; encoded by the exons ATGGCGACGAGGGTGGTGGCGGAACAGAAGCCGAAGACGAAGATTGTGTGCACGCTGGGGCCCGCATCGCGCTCTGTCCCAATGATCGAGAAGCTTCTGCGGGCGGGCATGAACGTGGCTCGCTTCAACTTCTCCCATGGGTCCCACGAGTACCACCAGGAAACCCTCGACAACCTCCGCGCCGCCATGGAGAACACCGGTATTCTCTGCGCCGTCATGCTCGACACCAAG GGGCCTGAGATTCGAACTGGGTTTCTCAAGGACAGTAAGCCTATCCAACTGAAACAAGGTAATGAAATAACCATTTCCACTGACTATGACCTAAAGGGTGATGAGAAGACGATTTGTATGAGCTACAAAAAGCTGCCTGAGGATGTGAGGCCTGGGATGGTCATACTCTGCGCGGATGGCACCATATCATTTACAGTTTTATCATGTGACAAACAAGCGGGTTTGGTTCAATGCCGATGCGAGAACTCTGCCACTCTTGGTGAGAGGAAGAATGTTAATTTGCCTGGAGTGATAGTGGATCTCCCAACTTTGACAGACAAAGACAAGGAAGATATCTTGGCCTGGGGAGTTCCCAATAAAATTGACATGATTGCTCTTTCTTTTGTTCGAAAAGGTTCTGACCTGGTGGAAGTCAGGAAAGTTCTGGGAAAACATGCCAAGAACATTATGCTCATGTCTAAG GTTGAAAACCAAGAAGGGGTTGCAAATTTTGATGAAATCCTTGCAAATTCAGATGCATTTATGGTGGCACGTGGTGACCTTGGAATGGAAATTCCAATAGAGAAGATATTTCTTGCACAGAAAGTGATGATTTACAAGTGCAACATCCAAGGAAAACCAGTTGTCACTGCAACCCAGATGTTGGAGTCAATGATCAAATCTCCCAGGCCAACCAGGGCTGAAGCTACTGATGTTGCCAATGCAGTTCTGGATGGCACAGACTGTGTGATGCTTAGTGGTGAAACCGCTGCTGGAGCCTATCCAGACCTTGCTGTTCGAACAATGGCTAAAATATGCATTGAAGCAGAGAGCACCCTTGACTATGGAGATGTGTTCAAAAGGATTATGGAGCACTCACCAGTACCCATGAGCCCATTGGAGAGTCTAGCTTCTTCTGCTGTTAGAACAGCCAACTCGGCTAGAGCAGCTCTTATCTTGGTTTTAACTAGAGGAGGGAGTACTGCAAAATTGGTGGCTAAATACAGGCCAGGCATGCCAATTCTTTCTGTGGTTGTTCCCGAGCTTAAGACCGATACCTTTGACTGGGCATGCAGTGATGAGGCCCCTGCAAGACATAGCCTTATATTCCGCGGGTTGGTTCCCGTATTGAGTGCAGCTTCTGCTAGAGCTTCTCATGCTGAAACAACTGAAGAAGCAATAGAATTCGCCATGCAACATGCCAAGTCCAAGGGTCTCTGCCACAACGGGGATTCGGTTGTGGCACTTCATCGTGTGGGCACTGCTTCTGTCATCAAGATCTTGACTGTGAAATGA